The DNA region GCGGGAGCCATCTTCGCGCACCGCCCGGGGGTGCTCCTCCATGTAGCGGACGAGACGCTCCCACGCCTCACGGTGGCCGGGGTCGATGCGCACCAGGTCGGAGCCGCCGTTGCCGTCGTTCCGCGCCGTGCCGGCCTCCACGTCGCCGTGAAAGATCTGGGCGCTGTACATCTCCGTTTCGTCGCCGCGCGCGGTCTGGAGCTCCCGGAGATGGAAGCCCATGATGCGGGTGCTGTGGCGCTGGATTGCGGCCATGGATCCGTCCTCAAGGGATTGGGGAAAAAACAGGCGGCAGGCCCGGGTCCCGGGCCTGCCGCATTCATTCGTGGCTGATCAGACGTTACGACGTATTCGCGGGTAGCGCGTGGACCAGGAGCGGCTTTCCACCCGTCAGCTCCCGCGCCCCGGTTTCTGTGGGGAAAGAACAGGGTGAGCGGGTCGTCAGCACCCCTACCGCGGTCACACCGGGTGGACGGGCGCAGCGCCCCACGCGCTCCAAGGGAGGCGCCGAAGCGGGCGTGTCGATCAGGATCGCCAGGCCGGGCTCGACGAACAGATCGATCCAGTCGTCGGGCTGTCCAAAGCCGGTCAGCGGCAGTTCGCGAACCTGTGGGATCCCACGCGCGCCGAGCGCTTCCGCGATGGCGTCGATCAGCGCTGCCGGGTCCGGCTGCGCGCTGGCGACTTCCCGGACGATACGCCAGAGATCCCGGATCACGGGGGGCGGCTGGTGCGTCCTCATGCGGGGCGCCGGCCTGCGGCTGGGCCGCTCACAGGCGTGCCTCGATCCACGCCCGCTCGGCGTTCAGCGCGTCGGCCCGAAGAGGGAAGGGGCCGAGGGCCGGCCCGCCGCACGGCGACAGGTCCGCCATCCATCCTCCTCCCTCCGCCGGCTCGACGTGGGAGGCCCGCCGAATGTCGGTGGTCCCCTGCGCGGCAAGGGGCGCCAAGCGGTCGTCCCACAGAAAGCAGAGCCTGCCCTCCAGGTCAACCGTGACGATGAACGTGTCCGGCATCCGCCTCCTGGAAGAACGCGGGGGTCGGGTTGTCGTCCACCGTGCGTCCGAGCGCACGCTCAATCGCCTCGGTCAGGGCCTTGCAGCCGGGCCCGCTCACCCCGTCCGCGCTGACGGTGATGTTGGCGTCCGGGTCGATCTCGACGATCACGATCTCCATGGGGTCTCCTGAACCAGGGTCAGCGGGTGAACTGCAGGCGGACCGAGCCGTCCTCGCGGCGGAGCGTCTCCACGGCGAACTGGTCGGCCATGGCCGTCTGCATCGCCTGGACGCACGCGTACTCCTGCCGAAGCCTCCGGCAGTTCTCGCCGACCCGGGCCTGCAGGCCGAAGCCGCCCGCCCAGAAGTCCCAGAACAGCAGGTACCCGGGCTGGCCGTCCCGGCGGCGGGAGACGCCGATCTCGTACGGCGCGGGGTGCATCTCCTCCGCCCCGACGAGGCGGAGGGCGTGGTCGCAACGGCCGAGATCCTCCGCGCTGAACCCGGCCGGCAGCGTGTTTCCGCCCAGGTTGACGCCATACCAGCGGTACGTCTTCTGGTCCCGGACGAGCTCGAGGCCGAGCCGCTGGGCCGCCTGGGCCAGCGCGTCCAGGTCGAGGACGTCGAGGTTCACGGTCGCGATGTGTGACATGGGTGCGGGTCTCCTGGGTGGCCGGGACGCGAACAGCAGCGGGCACCCGCGCTTGGCCGCGCGGGTGCCCGCTGAACGAAACCGCCCCCGCCTCCATTTACCGGAGGCGGGGGGCGGCGATCAGAGATGTTGATCGGCAGAGAGCCCGCGGTCAGTCCTCCACCAGGCTGATGGCGCGCCGGGGGCGGGCGACCATCATCCCGTCCATCACGTCCTGGATCTCGGCCAGGCCGGCGGCGACCGCCGTGCGGGTGGTGAAGTCCGAGCGCAGGTCGTCCGGGCGCACGCCCTGGACGAGACGCTGCGCACGGCTGACTAGGTCCTGCAGCTCGCTGCTGCTTCCGATGTCCAGCCGCTGGAACTCGTCGAAGAACGCGCTCAGGTTCGTGATCGCCGAGGCGCGGAACACCTTCGGGCGTCCGTCCGCTTCGCCGCTCAGCCGCTCGGCCAGGTGCCGCACCAGCTCGCCGAAGCGCTCCAGGAACGCGGCCTCGGTGAGCCGGATCGCTTCTTCGAAGCGCCCGCGCATCCGCTCGGACTCCCGGGCGTAGAGCTCCGGCGCGAGCTGGCGGAGGTAGTTGGGGGGCTCGACGGAGGGGAAGTCCCAGTCCAGGCTGAAGGCGTCGTCCACCCGCGGCGGGTAGTCGCCGTCGTTGAACAGCGAGCCCAGCTCGTCCCGGGCCCGCTCCCGAAGCTCGGCGTACTTCGCCTGCAGCTGGCGCGCGGAGCGGACGAGGGAGGTCCGGAACTCCTCCATCCGCTGCTGGAACTCCTGCACGCGTTCGCGCCGGATCAGCCGGATGCCCGCCTCCGGGAACGGGACGGTCATGGAGTGCCAGTAGTCGGTCGCCGCGGCGTGCACGCGCATCACCGCGCGAAACGCCGGGTCCTTGGTGTCGAGCAGGCGCTTGCTTCCCGACAGCGCGCGGCGGTCGGCGGCGAAGCGCTCGGCCACCTGCTCGATCTGGCCGCGCGTGAGCGCCCGGCGCGTGCCGAGCCGCTCGTGGCGCAGGCGGCAGGCGACCGTGCTGGCCTGCAGCTCGGCGGCGAAGTCGCGCGCGTCCGGGTCCGGAGGGATGATCGCGAGAGCGGGTGTCATGGACGTTTAGTTATCCTGCTGGAGAGTGGACATGCGCCGGGCGCCGAACCCCGGCGGGAGCGTGGCGTCCGTCCGGCGGTAGACGCCGGGTGTGCTGGCCGACAGGTACTTGCCATCCGCGGAGCTTCGAAGGCGATCTACCTGGTCCGGGGCCGAGCGGCTCACCGGCACGACGAACGCGGCGGCTTCCACGAGCGTGCAGCGGAGCCGGTGCGCGATGTCGCAGCAGGTCTGCACCTCCGCCCCGGTCCATTCGGGGTCGGGCGGCAGGGGGCCGGAAAGGCCGTAGTGGCGGAGCCAGATGTCCCAGATCTGATTTCGCTCCGCCGGGGAAGGCAGATCGAAGAAGTAGACGCCGAGGGTGAAGCGTCGGCGGAGTTCCGGCGGAAGGCTGAAGATGTTGTTGCTGGTGGCGAGCCAGAGGGACCGGCCGTTGCTGACGCTCGTGATCACCTTGAGCGCCGTCCGCAGATTGTGTTCGCTCTGCCCCATCAGCGACCCCTTCATCTCGCCGAGGTCCAGCTGGATTGTCGGGATGCCCCCTTCGGGGCCGCAGGCCTTGGCGATCATCGACTTCGCCGACCCCGGCGGACCGACGAACAGGGCTCCAGCCGCCCCGTGGTCCTGCATGTAGCCGAGGATCGTGCCGAGCTGGTCCTGGGCGACGCCGCTCGTATCTGCGCCCTGGCCGGCCGCCCCGCCCATGAACTTCTCGATTTCATCCAGGAACACGACAGCGCCCGGACGGTCGTTCCCGAGGAGAACTCGGCTGAGGAGCGACTTGATCGTCGGCACCCCGCCGACCCCCTCGAACCGTTCGCCCCCCTTGTGCACGCGGAGGCCCGGCGTCAGCTGTACCTGCTGGCGCTTTCGTTCCCAGAGCTCTTCAAGGTCGAGCCCGTCGGTCCTCAGGCTCATGGCCACACTCTGTTCCGCGCCGAACGCGGACAGGCCGCGCACCGCCTCGACAGCCGCGTCGACCACATGATCCGCGACCTCCAGCGAGGCGGCCGCGCACTGCTCCCGGACGATCTGCGCCAGCTCGGACGGCCCGGGCAGCGGG from Longimicrobium terrae includes:
- a CDS encoding DUF2997 domain-containing protein, with product MEIVIVEIDPDANITVSADGVSGPGCKALTEAIERALGRTVDDNPTPAFFQEADAGHVHRHG
- a CDS encoding AAA family ATPase, whose amino-acid sequence is MQTVLDPPEVAIVAAPAAGTPNPLVAQFRAARRVSVPLVAITTPDAAATIQLLAESLKESVPQLAWDAASGLRASNSEGQAARAMVVGDGFDATRGNPQELFTGAAKLPPETVLFVLMANRWLGSPAVIQALWNLRDRFKCDRRTVVLLGTAAELPPELAGDVLVMDDPLPGPSELAQIVREQCAAASLEVADHVVDAAVEAVRGLSAFGAEQSVAMSLRTDGLDLEELWERKRQQVQLTPGLRVHKGGERFEGVGGVPTIKSLLSRVLLGNDRPGAVVFLDEIEKFMGGAAGQGADTSGVAQDQLGTILGYMQDHGAAGALFVGPPGSAKSMIAKACGPEGGIPTIQLDLGEMKGSLMGQSEHNLRTALKVITSVSNGRSLWLATSNNIFSLPPELRRRFTLGVYFFDLPSPAERNQIWDIWLRHYGLSGPLPPDPEWTGAEVQTCCDIAHRLRCTLVEAAAFVVPVSRSAPDQVDRLRSSADGKYLSASTPGVYRRTDATLPPGFGARRMSTLQQDN